The DNA sequence AAAAACGACCTGAAACTTCTCCCATCAATCGGATCAGTGTATTTACTTCCCTTCAAGGAAAGCGCTAAAATCGGACGTGCTACATAACTCAAACGAATTAATAAAGGTCTTGGAATAGTATTTAGGACTAGTTTAAAAAGTTTCTTCACGGTTAAATAAATTTGAACACGAATTTCACTGATTAACACGGATTAATGTTGTGGTGAAATTTCACGAACCTTTGATATGGGTTATAGTATTATTCTTTTGTATTTAAGGCTGTCTTCTCCAAAATTAATCAGTAAACCTAATTTATTTTTTGATGCAGCCAGATAATTTAATGTTTGTTTAATTTCGCTTGTTGATAATGCTGTAATTGCTTTTAGTTCTAAAATAATTTCGTTGAAAACAACAAAATCTGCAAAATAATAACTTGGCAATACGATGTCTTTATAAGCAATGCTGTATCTCAGTTCTCTATTATATGGAATTTCATTTTTCTGAAATTCATATTCCAAAGCATCTCCATAAACTTTTTCACTGTGTCCTTTTCCCAGAATTTTATGGACTTCCATACAAATTCCAATAATTTTATAAGACTCTTCACTTAAATATAATTCACTCATAATCCATTTCATTCATTCATTCATTCATTCAGTGAAATTTAGACAAAGTATTAATCTGTGTAAATCAGTGAAATTCGTGTTACGACAATTCTTTTACATCATCATAGAAACAAACCGCCAGTATTCATTCAGTGAAATTTAGACAAAGTATTAATCTGTGTAAATCAGTGAAATTCGTGTTACGACAATTCTTGTACAGCATCATAGAAACAAACCACTAGTATTCATTCAGTGAAATTTAGACAAAGTATTAATTTGTGTAAATCAGTGAAATCCGTGTTACCACATTTATTTTACATCATCAACAGAAATAAACCAATTAGTGAAATTTAGACCAACCAGTAATCTGTGTAAATCAGTGAAATTCGTGTTATATCACTAAAGGCACCTGTCTAAACTCATCTTCCTCATTACTTTCAATGCCCAAAGCTTTGTAGATATAAGCGAATGTCGATAAGATTTCCGGTTTTCCGTCGATTAAAGCTACATCGTGCTCGAAGTGGGCACTTGCTTTTCCGTCGGCAGTAAGGATTGTCCAGCCGTCTTTTAGTTGTTTGATGTTTCGTGTTCCCAGATTGATCATCGGTTCGATGGCAACCACCATTCCTTCTACAAAAAGTTTTCCACGACCACGTTTTCCGTAGTTTGGCATTTCCGGTTCTTCGTGCATTTTTTGCCCTAAACCATGACCTACCAATTCACGAACTACACCGTAACCATGAGCTTCTGTATATTTTTGAATCGCATTTCCAACATCTTCCACGCGATTTCCGGCTTTAAATTCTCTGATCCCTACATAAAGAGATTCTTTAGTGATTCTCAGAAGTTTTTTAACCTCGGGAGCCACTTCTCCAATTTCAAAACTGTAAGCGTGATCTCCGTGATATCCATTTTTAAAAGCACCGCAATCTACAGAAATAACATCACCGTTTTTTAGTGGCGTATTATTAGGGATTCCGTGTACAACCTGTGCATTCGGACTCATACAAAGCGAGTTCGGGAAATCATATAAACCTAAGAAACTTGGTGTCGCGCCGTGATCACGAATGAACTCTTCGGCTAACTTGTCAAGATATAAAGTGGTAACTCCTTCTTTAATTTCAGAAGCAATCATTCCTAATGTTTTAGATACGATTAAAGCACTTTCGCGCATTAATTCGATTTCTTCACGTGATTTTACAATAATCATAATTTCGGATTTTCAGTTCGCAAAAGTACAATTTTTAATATAATCTAATTTGGATTTGCCATAATTTTAAAAAGTTCGGAGTTAGAAACGTAAAAACGATTCGCCAAATTGATCTGAGCCAGTTGTGCGCTGATCAAATTGTTCTCGCGAGTGTTGATTAAAAACAGAGAACTTTCCCCAAATGAAAACAAACGTTCTTCCGACTGCAACATGGTCTGATTGTCTTTTGACAAGTCCTTAATTAACTTTAGCTGTTTAGAAAGAGACAGGATTTCTGTGTTCTGCGCCTGAATTTTATTCGAAAGCTGCATTTTCTCTACATCTAAAATATATTCTGTTTCCTGAATTTTGTATTTCGTTAGTTTTAATTTTCCGCGTTCTTTTCTCAAAAACAAAGGGAATGAAAAATCCAAACCAATTTTATAATCATCCGTTTGAAAATCATTAAAATATTTGGGTTGTGACAAATAAGAATACCCCACGTCTATTTTTGGAAGTAATTCGTTGGCATTCAATTTTCGTTCTACATTCAAAATGTCAATTTTGCGTTGTAAAGCATTTATTTTCGGATGGTTTTCAATCGAAAAACCGTCTGTCGTTAAATTATTAGTTTGCAAAGTTTCCTGAATGGTGTTTTCGAGTTGTGCTTCCGGAATTAAACTGTCTGAAATTTCCATTGGAACGGCATTATCCAGCCATAAGTAATTGGATAGTTCCAATTTTGCTTTGGCCAGTTTAAGTCTGGAATCTTCTAAGCTCAAAAGTCTGTTTTTTACGGCAATTCCTGCTTCAACACTATCGATGGCGGGTTTGTCTCCTTGTTGAATCAAAGATTGAATTCCGCTGTTTCGTTTTTTGGCATTCGTGCTGTAGCTTTCGTATAGTTTTACTTCTTCGTAGTTTTTTTTCCAGTTAAAATACGCCAATGACGCATCATACAAAACCGTAATAGCTTCTAGTTTTACCTCAGATTTGCTTAATTCTATTTGCATTTTCGCTTTGCGTAAATCAGCCATTCTTTTATTGATCCACAAACCTTGCCCCAATGGAACACTGATTCCTAAAGAAGTCAAACCTTGATTTGGAGTGGTGTTTTCGGGATTCAGATAATAGCCTTCGTTGTTGTCAAAACCCGCTTTGATTTCAACCCCATACCAGGTTGGAATTTTAAAGCTACTGTTTAAAAGCGAGTAGTATTCTTTGTCTTTGAATTGTTTTTTAGAATAGTCAACGTCAATTTTCGGATCAAAACTACCGCGGGCCATCATCAGTTCTGCTTGGGCTTTATTAAGTTCAAGTTGTGCATTTTTAACCAATGGATGGTATTTTTTTACATAACCTAAAAACTCATTATAGCTCAGCTCTTTTGAGATGGTTTCCTGTCCATTTGTAATAATGGAAAAAAATAATAATAGATAGAAAAGTCGTTTCATTATTTCTTTTCTTTAGTTGGTTTTGCGTCTTTTTTATAATAATTAGGAGGGAATCCGTTTAAGGTTCTCCATATTTCAAACCACATAGGAACAGTGTCTAGTAGGGCCAATGTTTGTGCTCCTGAACCAATACTCAATTGTGCCGGCCATTTCGGTTCGTTCGGATCCGGTGCAATTAAAATTCTGTATTTTCCATTATCGCTGATGAAATTTTCGACCGCTACAATCTTACCACCAAAAGTACCATACGAAGCATTTGGCCATCCCGAGAAGACAATTGTTGGCCATCCGTCAAACCAGACTCTGACTTTTTCTCCCTTGCGAATTAAAGGTAAATCAACCGGGTTAACATAGGTTTCTACTGCAATATCATAAGCAGAAGGCATAATGGTTGCGATGGCGGTTCCTTCTTTTATCGTTTCACCAATTCCCGATTGCAAAGCCCTGTTAATGTAGCCGCTTTGTGCCGCTCTGATATAGTACATATTGTTACGGATACTATAATTGGCATATTGGTTTTCAAGTTTGTTCACTTGAGCAGATGCATCGTATTGACTGCTTTTGGCGGTAAATTGATCACTTTCAGATTTGGCTACTTTTTCCGAATATTCCGCAATGATACGATTGATCTCTACTTTTGAGTTGATGAAATCGTTTTTGCTGCTCAATAATTTGTTCTCCTGATTGATGATTTTGGCTTCGGCGTCTTGTAATTTTAAACGTTTTTCCTCAACATCGGTCATTGGTTTTAAACCTTCTTTGTTTAATTGCAAAGAACGGTTGTATTGCGTATTGGCAATTTTGAGTTGTGTGTTAACGGCAATCAAATCAATACTGTCACTTTTAATTTTTAAGCGCGCTTGTTTGATTTTATTTTGAGCCTGTTCCAGTTTTAATTTTTTCTCAGATTCAATGGCTCTCAATTGATTGCTCAGACTTGCTACTTTAGATTCGTAAGATTGCACAGCTTGTTTTTTGGCGTCCACCTGATTTTTGGTGTTGCTAACCAAATTCGGGTCCATATAATCTTCTTTGATCTCTGAAATGTATAAAATAGTATCTCCTTTTTTTACAAAATCCCCTTCCTGTACATACCACTTCTCAATTCTTCCCGAAATCACACTTTGTATCGATTGCGGACGTTGATTTGGTTTTAATGTGGTTACGGCTCCTGTACCCGAAATGTTCTGAGTCCACGGTAAAAAAAGAAGCCCAAAGCCCAAAATAGAAATGCCTATTATAATTTTATTCAAAATTTTATAGTGCTTTTTATTTGTTAGCGTCTGTATCGTTTTGAAACGCGCTAAAGACTGATCCGGTTTAGTGTTGTCTGAAATATGTAGCATCTTTTTAATTTTTAGAATCTTGTACTATTTTACCGTCCTGCATCGTAATTACACGATTGCTTTTGGTTTTCCAATACGGGTTTTTGGACGAAACGATGATCGTCCAGGAATGTTCTTTCGCAGTAATGAAATCTATAATTTCGTTGGCTACATTTTCATCCATAGTGTCCGTTGGGTCTTCGTAGAAAAGTACTTTTGGTTTGTGGATGATACTTCTGGCTAGTAATATTTTTTGAATATTTGAAGACGACAATTGCTTTCCTTCCGGAAAAATCAAGGTGTCTAAACTCTTCGGAAGCGATTTTATATAATTGGTAAGCTGTACGCCATTGATCGCCCATTTTAAATCTTCCTGTGTAATGGAAGGATCTTTAAACGTAATATTGTCTAAAATACTGCCTTCAAAAAGCGTTTCTCCGTAAATGATACTTCCAATCTGAGAGCGGTATTGTTTTAAATTTATTTTTTTGAAAGTATCATCATTAATATAAAACGAACCGGTTGTAGGTTGTAACAATCCTGAAAGTATACGAATCAGAGTCGTTTTTCCCGAACCGTTTTTTCCGTCGACAAAAATATGCTCGCCCTGCTCAATTTTCAGGCTGATGGTGCGCAACGTATTTTGTTTAGTGTCCGGAAATTTAAAAGTCAGATTTTCAGTTTCAAGACTAATATTGGTATAACAGTTGTCGTAAGAACCGCTACTGTCTTCTTCAAGTCCCATATCGGTTACCTGGCCGATTTTCTCAACAGAAGTTAAAACGTCGTAAAAAGTTTCCAGACCAATTATAATTTTTTCAACAGAAGTGATCACCAATAAAATGATAATCTCTGCTGCCACAAACTGACCAATATTCATTTCTTGCGACAATACCAGATAACCACCAATGATTAATAAACTGGCCGTTATTAATATTTTGAAAATGATTAATTGTATGAACTGTCTTTTAATAATGTTGAAATGCTTTTCTCTGTAAGTCAGATAATCATTAACCAAGTTGTCATTTTTGTGTAACGCATATTCATAGTTCAATTCATTTCTGAAACTAAAATTATTACGCGCGATTTCCTGCAACCAGCTGGCCACTTTGTATTTGAATTTTGATTCTTTCAAACTGGTCTCTAAACCGGTGCGGTACGAGAATTTAAAGATGAAAAACAATAAAAAGAACAGTAAGATACCAAATATGATAAAGAACGGATGATACAGCGAAAGCAGAATGATTCCGAAAGCAATTTGTAATAAAGCGGCCGAGAAATCAATCAGTAATTTTGAAGTTCCTTTTTGAATGGTTAAAGTATCAAAAAAGCGATTCGCCAATTCAGGCGGATAGTTGGCGTAAAGCGCTTCAAATTTTATTTTAGGCAAACGCGTTGCAAACTCAAAAGAAGAGCGAACAAATATTTTTTGCTGTAAATTTTCGGTGATTCTAAGCTGCATAAGAGACAGAATTCCAACGAGAGCAACTCCAACTACTACCAAAAGAATCAAAACAATCCACGAAGCACTAACGCGACCCGATTGTATAAAGTTAATAATGGCTTGAATACCTAACGGCAGCGACAAACTGATAAGTCCTGCGAAAATGGCATAGAAAAAAATTTGTACAATGTCTTTTTTGTCTAATGCGAGTAAGTTGTAAAATCTTTTTAAGGGTGTCATAAATAAATTGGTATTATGATTTATTTTTTATTTTGAAAGAATTCGGTCTACTAAATCCAGATAAAAGGAAGTTACCGTTACGGGTTCGTTACAATCTGTTATGGTTTTTAAATGTTCGTTTAAGAAATGCTGATGCAGACTTCCTTCAACGATGCTTGAAACTAAACTTTTGGCAAAAGGATAATTAGGATTTACTTCCTGTACGATGCTAATGATTCGGTTAATAACTCTTTTGTAAACCAGAAAGAAACCTTCTTTGTTGTCCTCGTCGACCTCTTTGGTGTAAATGGTTTTGGTGAATTCTGAAATTATGATTTTGTTCAAAATAGCCTCATCAATATGTGTGGTGACAGGATTATTTGTGATTTTTTCCGTTACAATGGTAATTGCTTTGTGCAGTCTTTCGGTTGGATTGGTGATGTTATTGGTGGCAAAAACCAACTTGTATTCCATCCATCCCCAATACCAGGACGATAAATACACAACCAGTTTGTGTTTGTTTTCAAAGTAGCGATAAATCGAACTTTCATTTGAACCAATTTGTTCTCCCAATTTCTTGAAAGTAAAATGCTCGATACCGATCTGATCAATTAAAAGAATACTGTTTCCCACAATCTTCTTCCCTAAATCAGAGGTTTCCGGATCTTTTACATATAATTTTTCGTTAACCTGAATTTTTATATTTGAAAATATTGCATTCATAATT is a window from the Flavobacterium cupriresistens genome containing:
- a CDS encoding HlyD family secretion protein, with amino-acid sequence MLHISDNTKPDQSLARFKTIQTLTNKKHYKILNKIIIGISILGFGLLFLPWTQNISGTGAVTTLKPNQRPQSIQSVISGRIEKWYVQEGDFVKKGDTILYISEIKEDYMDPNLVSNTKNQVDAKKQAVQSYESKVASLSNQLRAIESEKKLKLEQAQNKIKQARLKIKSDSIDLIAVNTQLKIANTQYNRSLQLNKEGLKPMTDVEEKRLKLQDAEAKIINQENKLLSSKNDFINSKVEINRIIAEYSEKVAKSESDQFTAKSSQYDASAQVNKLENQYANYSIRNNMYYIRAAQSGYINRALQSGIGETIKEGTAIATIMPSAYDIAVETYVNPVDLPLIRKGEKVRVWFDGWPTIVFSGWPNASYGTFGGKIVAVENFISDNGKYRILIAPDPNEPKWPAQLSIGSGAQTLALLDTVPMWFEIWRTLNGFPPNYYKKDAKPTKEKK
- a CDS encoding GxxExxY protein, with product MSELYLSEESYKIIGICMEVHKILGKGHSEKVYGDALEYEFQKNEIPYNRELRYSIAYKDIVLPSYYFADFVVFNEIILELKAITALSTSEIKQTLNYLAASKNKLGLLINFGEDSLKYKRIIL
- a CDS encoding TolC family protein, yielding MKRLFYLLLFFSIITNGQETISKELSYNEFLGYVKKYHPLVKNAQLELNKAQAELMMARGSFDPKIDVDYSKKQFKDKEYYSLLNSSFKIPTWYGVEIKAGFDNNEGYYLNPENTTPNQGLTSLGISVPLGQGLWINKRMADLRKAKMQIELSKSEVKLEAITVLYDASLAYFNWKKNYEEVKLYESYSTNAKKRNSGIQSLIQQGDKPAIDSVEAGIAVKNRLLSLEDSRLKLAKAKLELSNYLWLDNAVPMEISDSLIPEAQLENTIQETLQTNNLTTDGFSIENHPKINALQRKIDILNVERKLNANELLPKIDVGYSYLSQPKYFNDFQTDDYKIGLDFSFPLFLRKERGKLKLTKYKIQETEYILDVEKMQLSNKIQAQNTEILSLSKQLKLIKDLSKDNQTMLQSEERLFSFGESSLFLINTRENNLISAQLAQINLANRFYVSNSELFKIMANPN
- a CDS encoding TetR/AcrR family transcriptional regulator; translation: MNAIFSNIKIQVNEKLYVKDPETSDLGKKIVGNSILLIDQIGIEHFTFKKLGEQIGSNESSIYRYFENKHKLVVYLSSWYWGWMEYKLVFATNNITNPTERLHKAITIVTEKITNNPVTTHIDEAILNKIIISEFTKTIYTKEVDEDNKEGFFLVYKRVINRIISIVQEVNPNYPFAKSLVSSIVEGSLHQHFLNEHLKTITDCNEPVTVTSFYLDLVDRILSK
- a CDS encoding peptidase domain-containing ABC transporter, with product MTPLKRFYNLLALDKKDIVQIFFYAIFAGLISLSLPLGIQAIINFIQSGRVSASWIVLILLVVVGVALVGILSLMQLRITENLQQKIFVRSSFEFATRLPKIKFEALYANYPPELANRFFDTLTIQKGTSKLLIDFSAALLQIAFGIILLSLYHPFFIIFGILLFFLLFFIFKFSYRTGLETSLKESKFKYKVASWLQEIARNNFSFRNELNYEYALHKNDNLVNDYLTYREKHFNIIKRQFIQLIIFKILITASLLIIGGYLVLSQEMNIGQFVAAEIIILLVITSVEKIIIGLETFYDVLTSVEKIGQVTDMGLEEDSSGSYDNCYTNISLETENLTFKFPDTKQNTLRTISLKIEQGEHIFVDGKNGSGKTTLIRILSGLLQPTTGSFYINDDTFKKINLKQYRSQIGSIIYGETLFEGSILDNITFKDPSITQEDLKWAINGVQLTNYIKSLPKSLDTLIFPEGKQLSSSNIQKILLARSIIHKPKVLFYEDPTDTMDENVANEIIDFITAKEHSWTIIVSSKNPYWKTKSNRVITMQDGKIVQDSKN
- the map gene encoding type I methionyl aminopeptidase, with the translated sequence MIIVKSREEIELMRESALIVSKTLGMIASEIKEGVTTLYLDKLAEEFIRDHGATPSFLGLYDFPNSLCMSPNAQVVHGIPNNTPLKNGDVISVDCGAFKNGYHGDHAYSFEIGEVAPEVKKLLRITKESLYVGIREFKAGNRVEDVGNAIQKYTEAHGYGVVRELVGHGLGQKMHEEPEMPNYGKRGRGKLFVEGMVVAIEPMINLGTRNIKQLKDGWTILTADGKASAHFEHDVALIDGKPEILSTFAYIYKALGIESNEEDEFRQVPLVI